A window from Mycobacterium botniense encodes these proteins:
- a CDS encoding alpha/beta hydrolase-fold protein has protein sequence MIARMPDVTRRALLRLGASVAAGAVGADALEKLLCPRRSRAVSVSMTGSGAAWAPGQQPRAPVQPPRAPAAAPTMSTGSFVSAARGGKMTNWAIARPPGQTQALRPLIALHGKGSDAATVMAGGVEQGLAQAVTAGLPPFAVVAVDGGGSYWHKRSSGEDSGAMVLNELIPMLDDQGLDTSRVAFLGWSMGGYGALLLGGRLGPARTAAICAVSPALWLAPGAAAPGAFDGPDDWAANSVFGLPTLASIPIRVDCGTSDPFYDATRQFTAQLPHPPSGGFSPGGHDPSFWSAQLPAELSWIAPLLVAA, from the coding sequence ATGATAGCCCGCATGCCCGACGTCACCCGGCGTGCACTGCTGCGCCTTGGTGCCAGTGTGGCCGCAGGTGCAGTAGGCGCGGACGCGCTCGAGAAACTCTTGTGTCCTCGTCGTTCGCGGGCCGTTTCGGTCTCGATGACCGGCAGTGGCGCCGCGTGGGCGCCAGGTCAGCAACCCCGGGCACCGGTGCAGCCGCCACGCGCGCCGGCGGCTGCACCGACAATGTCCACAGGGTCGTTCGTGTCGGCAGCGCGCGGGGGGAAGATGACGAACTGGGCGATCGCCCGCCCGCCTGGCCAGACCCAAGCCCTGCGGCCGCTCATCGCCCTCCACGGCAAAGGCTCTGATGCGGCCACGGTGATGGCCGGCGGCGTCGAACAGGGTTTGGCGCAAGCTGTTACCGCCGGGTTGCCACCCTTCGCAGTCGTCGCTGTCGATGGTGGCGGAAGTTACTGGCACAAAAGGTCGTCTGGCGAGGATTCCGGGGCCATGGTGCTCAACGAGCTCATCCCGATGCTTGACGATCAGGGCCTGGACACTTCGCGGGTGGCGTTTCTGGGCTGGTCGATGGGCGGCTACGGCGCATTGCTGCTGGGCGGGAGGCTGGGGCCGGCGCGTACCGCAGCAATCTGCGCGGTCAGCCCGGCACTGTGGCTGGCGCCCGGCGCCGCCGCGCCGGGCGCCTTCGACGGCCCCGACGACTGGGCAGCGAATTCGGTCTTCGGGCTGCCAACTCTGGCGTCAATCCCTATCCGGGTGGACTGCGGCACTAGCGATCCGTTCTACGACGCCACCCGGCAGTTCACCGCTCAGCTACCCCATCCGCCCTCGGGTGGTTTCTCACCGGGCGGACACGATCCGTCGTTCTGGAGTGCGCAACTACCCGCGGAGTTGAGCTGGATCGCGCCGCTGCTGGTCGCTGCCTGA